The following coding sequences lie in one Ictalurus punctatus breed USDA103 chromosome 16, Coco_2.0, whole genome shotgun sequence genomic window:
- the cdc42se2 gene encoding CDC42 small effector protein 2, with translation MSEFWLCFNCCIAEQPQPKRRRRIDRSMIGEPTNFVHTAHVGSGDLFSGMDSVNSIQNQMQSKGGYGRETMPINVQMQLVDTKAG, from the exons ATGAGTGAATTCTGGTTGTGCTTCAACTGCTGTATTGCTGAACAGCCACAGCCG AAGCGGCGAAGGCGCATTGACAGGAGTATGATCGGTGAGCCTACAAACTTCGTCCACACAGCCCATGTGGGATCTGGAGATCTTTTCAGCGGCATGGACTCT GTGAACTCAATTCAGAACCAAATGCAGTCAAAGGGGGGGTATGGACGTGAGACTATGCCCATCAATGTTCAAATGCAACTGGTAGACACAAAAGCAGGATAA